A genomic stretch from Vulpes lagopus strain Blue_001 chromosome 11, ASM1834538v1, whole genome shotgun sequence includes:
- the LOC121471529 gene encoding protein kish-A-like yields MWLGLHQPHYVCHCAIFNFQSLLTVILLLICTCAYIRSLVPSLLDGNKTGLFGVFWKCARIGEWKSPYVAVRCIVMAFSILFMQ; encoded by the coding sequence ATGTGGCTGGGGCTTCACCAGCCTCACTATGTCTGCCATTGTGCCATTTTCAATTTTCAGAGTCTGTTGACTGTAATCTTGCTGCTTATATGTACCTGTGCTTATATCCGATCCTTGGTACCCAGCCTCCTGGACGGAAATAAAACTGGATTGTTTGGTGTATTTTGGAAGTGCGCCAGAATTGGTGAATGGAAGAGTCCTTATGTCGCAGTGCGCTGCATAGTGATGGCTTTCAGCATCCTCTTCATGCAGTAG